A window of Dehalococcoidia bacterium contains these coding sequences:
- a CDS encoding glycosyltransferase family 1 protein, whose amino-acid sequence MRVAIDATSIPRLMAGAGVYTCNLVRALAEVDGENEYVVFARSDAFDDLRRGQPRFEVVRVGAGSRPARLLWEQTALPRELRRRRIDLLHSPHHTAPIVARGTRRVVTFHDLTFFILPRRYPGSRRFYFQTFSRLTARLADALICPSRAVRDDILRILKVQPDRVRAIAEAAAPIFRPLDNAEAVERLRHKLLLPERFVLSVGSLEPGKNRATLLRAYANLRQRGVEHKLVIAGQRAWKYEGDFRLAEELGLKRDVVFAGYVPPEDMPALYNAAGLFVFPSLYEGFGLPVLEAMACGVPVVASNVSAVPEVAGEAAVLVDPSNADELCDAMARVLGDEALRESLRERGLARAAEFSWQKAARETIEVYSQAAQATK is encoded by the coding sequence ATGCGGGTCGCCATCGACGCCACGTCCATACCCCGTCTCATGGCCGGAGCGGGCGTCTATACCTGCAACCTTGTGCGCGCCCTCGCTGAAGTAGACGGCGAAAACGAGTACGTGGTGTTCGCCCGCAGCGACGCCTTCGACGACCTGCGGCGCGGACAGCCGCGGTTCGAGGTCGTGCGCGTGGGCGCGGGCTCGCGTCCGGCACGGCTGCTGTGGGAGCAGACGGCGCTCCCACGCGAGCTGCGGCGGAGGCGCATCGACCTGCTCCATTCGCCCCATCACACGGCGCCGATTGTTGCGCGGGGGACGCGGCGCGTCGTCACCTTCCACGACCTCACGTTCTTCATCCTGCCGCGTCGCTACCCGGGAAGCCGCCGCTTTTACTTCCAGACGTTCAGTCGCCTGACCGCCCGCCTCGCCGACGCCCTCATCTGCCCGTCGCGGGCGGTGCGGGACGACATCCTCCGCATCCTGAAGGTCCAGCCCGACAGGGTGCGCGCGATCGCGGAGGCGGCCGCGCCCATCTTCCGTCCGCTCGACAATGCCGAGGCGGTGGAACGGCTGCGCCACAAGCTCCTGCTGCCGGAGCGCTTTGTCCTCTCCGTGGGCAGCCTGGAACCGGGCAAGAACCGGGCCACCCTGCTCAGGGCGTACGCAAACCTGCGGCAGCGGGGCGTCGAGCACAAGCTGGTGATCGCCGGGCAGCGGGCGTGGAAGTACGAGGGCGACTTCCGGCTCGCCGAAGAGCTGGGGCTCAAGCGCGACGTCGTCTTCGCGGGATACGTACCGCCGGAGGACATGCCCGCCCTCTACAACGCCGCCGGTCTCTTCGTCTTCCCGTCGCTGTACGAGGGGTTCGGGCTGCCCGTGCTAGAGGCGATGGCGTGCGGCGTGCCCGTCGTCGCGTCGAACGTCTCGGCGGTGCCGGAGGTCGCGGGCGAGGCGGCCGTCCTCGTCGACCCGTCCAACGCCGATGAGTTGTGCGACGCGATGGCCCGCGTCCTCGGCGACGAAGCGCTGCGGGAATCGTTACGGGAACGCGGCCTGGCGCGGGCGGCGGAGTTCAGCTGGCAGAAAGCAGCGCGCGAGACCATCGAGGTATACTCGCAGGCGGCGCAGGCCACGAAATGA
- a CDS encoding glycosyltransferase family 2 protein, which produces MSGQLSPKALPSVGVVVVNYNSASFVREFAESLRNVDYPNFRVIIVDNASTDGSPDTLRELLPDAVFIPSDENTGTAGGNNIGFRYCVKHEYDFALALNNDTVLTPDFLSKLADAADERTIVVPKILYHYDRSLISTHAGGFDWRFGRFRNTYHGRPDGPATSRPRDLQTASFCCALIPVAAFGAVGMLDERFFMYYEETDWLRRALAEGYRLRYVPEAVVYHMESGSSGGGWMTPFKLYYATRNRLYLVRKNQPSRLWFALFTAYFLAGRLPYLALYVARRRWRMLQAMLLGVWHYYRGKMGRTLEVGRL; this is translated from the coding sequence ATGTCCGGGCAATTGTCGCCTAAAGCGCTGCCGTCCGTGGGTGTCGTCGTCGTCAACTACAACAGCGCGTCCTTCGTCCGCGAGTTCGCGGAGTCGCTGCGAAACGTCGACTACCCCAACTTCCGCGTCATCATCGTCGACAACGCCTCCACCGACGGCTCCCCCGACACTCTCCGAGAGCTTCTGCCCGACGCGGTATTCATCCCGTCCGACGAGAACACGGGCACCGCCGGCGGCAACAACATCGGCTTCCGCTACTGCGTCAAGCACGAGTACGACTTCGCGCTGGCGCTCAACAACGACACCGTCCTCACGCCCGACTTCCTGTCGAAGCTGGCGGACGCCGCCGACGAAAGGACAATCGTCGTCCCCAAGATCCTCTATCACTACGACCGCAGCCTCATCAGCACCCACGCCGGCGGCTTCGACTGGCGCTTCGGCCGCTTCCGCAACACCTACCATGGCCGGCCCGACGGCCCCGCGACCAGCCGCCCGCGCGATCTGCAGACGGCGAGCTTCTGCTGCGCCCTCATCCCCGTCGCCGCCTTCGGGGCCGTAGGGATGCTGGACGAGCGCTTCTTCATGTACTACGAGGAGACCGACTGGCTGCGCCGCGCCCTGGCGGAGGGCTACCGGCTGCGTTACGTCCCCGAGGCCGTGGTCTATCACATGGAGAGCGGATCGAGCGGCGGCGGCTGGATGACGCCGTTCAAGCTCTACTACGCCACCCGCAACCGTTTGTACCTCGTCCGCAAGAACCAGCCTTCGCGCCTCTGGTTCGCGCTCTTCACGGCCTACTTTCTCGCCGGGCGGCTGCCGTACCTGGCGCTGTACGTCGCGCGGCGGCGTTGGCGCATGCTGCAGGCGATGCTGCTCGGTGTGTGGCATTACTATCGCGGGAAGATGGGCAGGACGCTGGAGGTGGGCCGGCTTTAG
- the rfbD gene encoding dTDP-4-dehydrorhamnose reductase translates to MRVLVTGGNGQLGRELVALLRPRHEVVATDLPELDVRDADGVRRLVRDARPEVVLHPAALTDTRRCEEDPDLALAVNAGGTENVAKACRETGAAMLYVSTNEVFDGRKGAPYVESDAPGPINAYGRSKLAGEQRVRSLLERWWVVRTSWLYGDGEGNFPAKVLSAARAGSELSMVTDEVATPTWARDLAAAIIALIDRANSGVYHLTNGGECSRFEWARDVLRLAGRNDVPLKPTTLTEYNPYPPKPPYTALANREAASLGIELRPWQDALREFFSTHNP, encoded by the coding sequence ATGCGAGTCCTCGTCACCGGCGGCAACGGTCAACTCGGGCGGGAGCTCGTCGCCCTGCTGCGCCCGCGTCACGAAGTCGTCGCGACCGACCTGCCGGAGCTCGACGTCCGCGACGCCGACGGCGTGCGACGCCTCGTGCGGGACGCGCGGCCCGAGGTCGTGTTGCATCCCGCCGCCCTCACCGATACGCGCCGCTGCGAAGAGGACCCCGACCTTGCGCTCGCGGTGAACGCCGGCGGCACGGAGAACGTGGCGAAAGCCTGCCGCGAGACCGGCGCCGCGATGCTGTACGTCAGCACGAACGAGGTGTTCGACGGGCGGAAGGGCGCGCCGTACGTGGAATCGGACGCGCCGGGCCCCATCAACGCGTACGGGCGGTCGAAGCTGGCGGGCGAGCAGCGCGTGCGGTCGCTGCTGGAACGGTGGTGGGTCGTGCGCACGTCGTGGCTGTACGGCGACGGCGAGGGCAACTTCCCGGCGAAGGTGCTGTCGGCGGCCCGCGCGGGCAGCGAGCTGTCGATGGTGACGGACGAAGTGGCGACACCGACGTGGGCGCGCGACCTGGCGGCGGCGATCATCGCGCTGATCGATCGCGCGAACTCCGGCGTCTATCATCTCACGAACGGCGGCGAGTGCTCGCGGTTCGAGTGGGCGCGCGACGTGCTGCGTCTCGCCGGCCGCAACGACGTGCCGCTGAAGCCGACGACACTGACAGAATACAACCCGTACCCGCCGAAGCCGCCGTACACCGCGCTCGCGAACCGCGAGGCGGCGTCGCTGGGGATCGAGCTTCGCCCCTGGCAGGACGCCCTCCGCGAGTTCTTCTCCACCCACAATCCCTAG
- the rfbB gene encoding dTDP-glucose 4,6-dehydratase, with protein MRRILVTGGMGFIGSHFVRRLLTRYDNYEVVNLDKLTYAGNPDNLRDVEGDPRYRFVQGDICDEALVAEVMRGVDAVVNFAAESHVDRSLMEPSAFIQTDVFGTYVLLGAAAARGGIERFLHVSTDEVYGEVPEPRRSREDDPLRPRSPYAASKAGADMQCLAFIETYGLPVVIARPSNNVGPNQYPEKMAPLFITNALDDEPLPVYGDGRQVRDWLFVEDNCEALDLLLHEGAPGEIYNVGAGNERPNIETAEMILSLLGKPRSLIRFVEDRPGHDRRYCLDWAKIRSLGWSPRHNLATALEATVRWYVDNRWWWEKIKSGTFREYYRQQYGKRLASSTSGVPGEA; from the coding sequence ATGCGCAGAATCCTCGTCACCGGCGGCATGGGCTTCATCGGCAGCCACTTCGTCCGCCGCCTGCTCACTCGTTATGACAACTACGAGGTCGTCAACCTCGACAAGCTAACGTACGCCGGTAACCCCGACAACCTGCGCGACGTCGAGGGCGACCCCCGCTACCGCTTCGTGCAGGGCGACATTTGCGACGAGGCGCTCGTCGCCGAGGTCATGCGCGGGGTCGACGCCGTGGTCAACTTCGCCGCCGAGAGCCACGTCGACCGCTCGCTGATGGAGCCGTCGGCGTTCATCCAGACCGACGTTTTCGGGACGTACGTCCTGCTGGGCGCCGCCGCGGCCCGCGGGGGCATCGAGCGCTTTCTCCACGTCTCGACCGACGAGGTCTACGGCGAGGTGCCGGAGCCGCGCCGCTCCCGCGAAGACGACCCGCTTCGTCCGCGCAGCCCTTACGCCGCCAGCAAGGCGGGCGCCGATATGCAGTGCCTCGCCTTCATCGAGACGTACGGGCTGCCGGTGGTCATCGCGCGGCCGTCGAATAACGTCGGGCCGAACCAGTACCCCGAGAAGATGGCGCCGCTCTTCATCACCAACGCCCTCGACGACGAGCCGCTGCCCGTCTACGGCGACGGACGCCAGGTGCGCGACTGGCTGTTCGTCGAGGACAACTGCGAGGCGCTTGACCTCCTCCTGCACGAGGGCGCGCCCGGCGAAATCTATAACGTCGGCGCGGGCAACGAGCGGCCGAACATCGAGACGGCGGAGATGATACTGTCGCTTCTCGGCAAGCCGCGCAGCCTCATCCGCTTCGTGGAGGACCGGCCGGGCCACGACCGCCGCTATTGCCTCGACTGGGCGAAGATACGCTCGCTCGGGTGGTCGCCGCGCCACAACCTGGCCACCGCCCTCGAAGCGACGGTCCGCTGGTACGTCGACAACCGCTGGTGGTGGGAGAAGATCAAGTCGGGCACCTTCCGCGAGTACTACCGGCAGCAGTACGGCAAGCGGCTCGCCTCGTCGACGAGCGGCGTGCCCGGCGAAGCGTAG
- a CDS encoding glucose-1-phosphate thymidylyltransferase has protein sequence MIELPVRLKGLILSGGKGSRLRPFTYTGAKQLVPIANKPILFYAIESLRQCGVHDIGIVVGDTKEQVKAAVGDGSRFDVSVTYIEQEAPLGIAHAVKVSRDFIGDDPFVLFLGDNFIREGIIPFACGFCRDNPLPAAQVLLCPVSNASEFGVADLKDGRLARVIEKPAQPPTNLAVIGIYMFGPQVFEAVNAIRPSARGELEITDTIQYLIDHGHDVRCEIVDGCWIDTGKMGDLLEANRAILETLEPASAGAVDGASRVEGRVVLEAGCEIVNSVVRGPSIIGERTRIVNSYVGPFTSVYHDCVVEGSEIEQSVVMENTVIRGVTARIQDSLIGRNVELTGSDARPRGCNLVLGDFSKVRLP, from the coding sequence GTGATAGAGCTGCCGGTCAGGCTCAAGGGACTCATCCTCAGCGGCGGCAAGGGCAGCCGCCTGCGTCCCTTCACGTACACCGGCGCTAAACAGCTCGTCCCTATCGCCAACAAGCCCATACTCTTCTACGCCATCGAGTCGCTCCGGCAATGCGGCGTCCACGATATCGGCATCGTCGTCGGCGATACGAAGGAGCAGGTGAAGGCGGCGGTCGGCGACGGCTCCCGCTTCGACGTGTCGGTCACCTACATCGAGCAGGAGGCGCCCCTGGGCATCGCCCACGCCGTCAAGGTCTCGCGCGACTTCATCGGCGACGACCCCTTCGTCCTCTTCCTCGGCGATAACTTCATCAGGGAGGGCATCATCCCCTTCGCCTGCGGGTTCTGCCGCGACAACCCGCTGCCCGCGGCCCAGGTGCTGCTCTGCCCAGTGTCGAACGCCAGCGAGTTCGGCGTCGCCGACCTCAAGGACGGACGCCTGGCGCGCGTCATCGAGAAGCCGGCGCAGCCGCCGACGAACCTGGCCGTCATCGGCATCTACATGTTCGGCCCCCAGGTCTTCGAGGCCGTGAACGCCATCCGGCCGTCGGCGCGCGGCGAGCTCGAGATCACCGACACCATCCAGTACCTCATCGACCACGGGCACGACGTCCGCTGCGAGATCGTCGATGGCTGCTGGATCGACACCGGCAAGATGGGCGACCTGCTGGAGGCGAACCGGGCGATACTGGAGACGCTGGAGCCGGCGAGCGCGGGCGCGGTCGACGGGGCGTCGCGCGTCGAGGGGCGCGTCGTGCTGGAGGCGGGCTGCGAGATCGTGAACAGCGTCGTGCGCGGCCCGTCGATAATCGGCGAGCGGACGCGCATCGTCAACTCGTACGTGGGGCCGTTCACGTCGGTCTACCACGACTGCGTGGTCGAGGGGAGCGAGATCGAGCAGAGCGTGGTGATGGAGAACACGGTCATCCGCGGCGTGACGGCGCGAATCCAGGACAGCCTCATCGGGCGGAACGTCGAGCTCACGGGGAGCGACGCCCGGCCACGCGGCTGCAACCTCGTGCTGGGCGATTTCAGCAAAGTGCGTCTCCCCTAG